The genomic interval GCACCCTGACCGGCGACTGGTCGGCGTGGTTCGCCGGAATGCAACAGCTCAACGATACGCCGGATGAGACGGTGCTTGTCGGCAGCCTGCCGGACCAGGCAGCGCTGTTCGGGGTCCTGGCCCTGATCCGCAACCTCAACCTGCAACTCATCTCGGTGCGGGTCGAGGCGACGCCGACGGGCTCGTCTGGCGGACAACCGTGAAAGGAGGAGATTCTATGAAGATCATGAGCATCTTGACACTGATCCTGTTGGTCGTCCAGACCGGCTCCGGCCTCTGCCTCAGTGCCGAGCAGACCATCCCTCCCTCGATGGCCAGGTACCACATGATTCAGGGCCTCATTGCCCTCGCGGTCACGGCCTTCACCCTGATCTGGGCCATGCTGAAGGTGTCCCGAAAGGGGAGCCCGCCCACCGGAGCCCGGTGAACCAGAAGGAGACGAAGAGTAGCCATGGCTAGATCACCGATAGCCGCCCATGAGACGGCCTTCCTCGATGCATCCATCCACCGAATGCTCCGTGATGCCCTGAGGATCACCCTGCGCGACCCGGCCGAGGCCCTCTTCATCTGGAGGACCCTGCGCCGGCAGAGGGCGGCCGCGGCCAGACGGCAGCGGAACGCGGCCGCCGGCTTGCCCGTACCGCCGCTGATGATCGCCAGCGTCACCAGGCAATGCAATCTCCACTGCCTGGGCTGCTATGACCGCGCCCAGGGCCACCGGGGCGGGGGCGAGATGAGTCGAGAGCGCCTGGAGAAGGTCATCGCCGAAGCCCGCGATCTGGGGATGGCCATCATCCTCCTGGCCGGCGGGGAGCCCCTCTTGCGGCCAGACATCCTCGACATCACCGCCGCCTTCCCGGAGGTCATCTTCCCGGTCTTCACCAACGGCCTCCTCATCGACGAGGCCATGACTGCCCGCCTGAAGAGGCAGCGGAACGTGATCCCGGTGGTCAGCCTCGAGGGCGACCCGGATGACACCGACCAACGGCGCGGGGAGGGCGTCTTCGAGCGTCTTCGACCGGTCATCTCCGGGCTCGCCGGGCGGGGGGTCTTCTTCGGGGTGTCCCTGACCGTGACGGCCCGCAACCACCAGCTCGTCACCGACGAGGCCTTCATCCGATCCCTGATGGGTCTGGGCGCCCGGCTGTTCTTCTTCGTCGAGTATGTCCCGGTGGCTCCCGGCACCGACGACTGGGTCCTCTCGGACGGGCAGAGGGCGAGCCTCCTGACGGCGGTCGAGGGCTTCCGAGCCCACCTGCCCGGCTTGTTCGTCGCCTTCCCCGGTGACGAGGAGGCCTCCGGCGGCTGCGTGGCGGCCGGCCGGGGCTTCATCCACGTCAGCCCGGAGGGGCGGGTCGAGCCGTGTCCGTTCGCCCCATACTCCGACGCCGACCTCGGAGTCATGACCCTGAGCGAGGCCCTGCGCTCACCGCTCCTGAGGACGATCCGCGAGAGCCGCGACAGGCTTCGGGAGACCAGGGGCGGTTGCGCCCTGTGGCGGGAGAGGGAATGGGTCAGCGGGCTGGAGGCCGGTCGAAACCTCGCGCCCGGGTCGGCGGCCAGATAGTCGATGTCCGCGACGCGGGACGGATCATCTGTCGAAATCTAGTTGAACTGACATGAAGGGAGAATTCACAAATGAACGAGGAACGCCTAGAGATCCTGAGGACGATTGAGAGCGGTAAGATCAGCGCTGAGGAAGGGGCCAAACTGCTTTCGGCGGTCGAGACCGCGCCGGGGTCGGAAAGCTCGGGACGGAAAGCCAAATTCCTGCGGATCAAGGTCTATGACACCCAGAGCGGCAAGTCGCAGGTCAACATCAACCTGCCGATACGGCTGCTTGACTTCGCGGTCAAGTTCATCCCCAAGAACCTCGAGGCCACCAAGGGCATCGACGTTGCCGGGTTGATCGAGGCGGCCAAGGCCGGAGCGGTGGGCAAGATCATCGACGTTACCGACGAAGAAAAGAACCAGCACGTCGAGGTGTGTATCGAATAGCCCCACCGGGCGATGTGATAACACGGCCCAAACGGGCCGACTAGGAGGGGTTACGATGAACAGTCGCAACGGACGTTTGTACTTGGGCCTCATCATCGCGGCCATCGGGCTTCTGGCCCTTGTGGCCAGACTCTTCAACCTTGGTGACCCGATGGGGGCGGCTTTCCTGTGGGCTGTCGCCGCCGGCCTGCTGATCGGATACGAACAGAGGCGGGTCCTCGGCCTCTTGATCGCCGGGGCCCAAGTGGGGGCCATCGGGACTTTCGTCCTGCTACAGTCCTTAGGCGTGGCGTCTCCCGGGCCTGGCTCGGGCTGGCTCTTCTTCACCCTCGTCGCGCTGGCCTTCTTTGTCGTCTTCCTGGCTGAACGCCGCCGGCGCTGGGCCGTTTACGCCGCGCTTGGGACTCTGGCCTTCGCGGCCTTCATCTTCAGCGCGGAGTACCCGCGGGTGGGACCGATCCTCTTCCCGATCCTCCTGGCCCTGTTCGGACTATGGGTGGTCTTTCGGCCCCGGCTCAGTTGACGATAGGCGCGGTAGCCCTGGCTGGGGGGACGGTCTGAAGCAGGTGGACCCTCGTCAGCGCTCAAAACGAGGAGCCGCGGCCAATCGGCCACGGCTCCTTCTTTGACGTGCTCACCCCCCGGCGATCGGCGGGAAGACCCCCACCCGGTCGCCGTCGCGCAGCAGGTAATTTGGGTCGCGTTGGCGGCCGTTGATGAAGGCCTGTTTGACTTCCTCGGCCGGGATCCCGAGAAGGGCGTAGAGCCCGGCGATGGAAGTCCCGTCGGGCGCCTCGGCTTCGGCCCCGTCGGCCGACCCGGCTCCGGCGTGGAATTGCCGGAGCGAAGCGTAGAGATAGACGTGTACTTTGACCACGGCTGCCACCTCACCCGGCCGGCGCCCGCACCGCTTCGCTGGAATCTCTGATCACCGGGTCTGGCGACGGCGCGGCGGACCGTGGCCGTAGTCGGCCAAGGCTTCGCCTACACCCCCGCGATCCTGTCGAGGTCCTCGTCGGTGACGTCGTAGACCTGGTTGTGCGGCGGGCACTTCTCGTAGCGCATGAACTCGGGCGGCCGGTCGTGGGCCGCGGTCATCCCGGCGGCCCGGTTGAACTGCCGCTCCCACTTGACGATCTCGCCGCCGAACTTGGCCACGTCGCCGGCGGCGAAGGAGGTGCCGAGGACGGCGTTGACCGTCTCGACCATGCCCTCGAAGCCGCTGGCGATGTCGAGGATCGGGAAGGCGATGAACAGGCAGTACCCGGACATGTCGATGAAGGCCGTGGTGTCCTGGAAGGCTCCGGAGAGGTCGGCCTTGCCGGCCGGACTCAGCGGATCGGCCTTGCCGCCGACGGCCAGGATCTCCGGGGCGATGGTATAGCCGGCGGTGTGGTCGGCACCCATGGGCGAGGTGATGTAGGTCACCCCGATGCCCTTGACCGCGCGCGGTTCATAGGCCGGCATGCCCTGGCCCTTGACCGTCGGCACCCGGACGACGCCGAAGGCCCGGCCGGTGAAGGCCGCCCCCTGGCCGAGGATGCGGCCCAGGGCCGTGTTCTTACGGATCTCGTCGATCAGCGCGAGGGCCCCGGCGGCGTCGCCGAACTTCTTCAGCCCGGCCTCCATGGCCACCCCGATGGTCACCCCGCACTCGATGGTGTCGATGCCCAGGTCGTTGCAGTGCCAGATCATCTCGGCGATGGCGTCGAGGTCGTCGATCCCGCAGTTGGCGCCCAGGGCCCAGTCGGACTCGTACTCGATGCATGAGACGAGCTCGGTTCCGTCCGGCTTCGGATAGATGTTGGAGCACCTGATGGTGCACCCCGGATGGCAACCCTGCCCCATCATCCCCACGCCGCCGCGCTCCTTGACGATCTCGGCCATCCGCTCGCCGGAGATCTTGGCCGCCCCCTCGAAGCGTCCGCTGGAGAAGTTGCGGGTGGGGAGGCCGCCGGCCTCGTTGAGGGCGTTGATCAGGGCCGCCGTGCCGTAGGTGTTGAGCGTGCCGCCTGGCTTGGTCACGCCGTGGGTCAGGATGGCCTCGACCAGCTTGGCCTGGCCGGCCTTGAAGAGCTCCTGATTCGTGGCGACCACCGGCGACGTCCCGGCCGGATCGACCACGATGAGCTTCAATCCCTTGGCGGCCATGACCGCGCCGAGCCCGCCGCGACCCGAGTAGCGCGACGGCCGCCCGTCGGTGTCGCTGAAGCAGACTCCGGCCATCGCCATCCTGGCCTCCGCGGCCGGACCGCAGGCGATGAAACCGGCGGTCGGATGGCGCTCCTTGAGGCCTCGATAGACTTCATACAGCCCCTTGCCCGTCTGCTCGTCGGCGGGCACGAACTCGGCCCCGTCCTTGGTCACGACGAGGGTCCAGTACTTTCCGGGCTCCTTGGGCTCGCCTTCGATGATGATTGCTTTGAGGCCGAGACGCGCCAGGTACTGAGCCACCGGCGTGCCGGCATTGGCTTCTTTGATCCCCCAGGTGAGCGGGGACTTGCCCCCTACGGAGACGCGAGCCGAAGAGGGGGCGCTGGTCCCGGCGACGGCCCCAGGGGCGATGAACAACTTGGCCTTTGGTCCCAGTGGGTGGGCGGTCGCGGGGACCTCATCACAAACCAGGCGGGAAGTCAGACCGCGCCCGGCGAGCTGGCGGTATTTCTCAGGGACCTCCTCGACGACCGCCTTCAAACCGTTCATGTCGACCCTCAGGAATCTCACTTCT from Bacillota bacterium carries:
- a CDS encoding radical SAM protein, with protein sequence MARSPIAAHETAFLDASIHRMLRDALRITLRDPAEALFIWRTLRRQRAAAARRQRNAAAGLPVPPLMIASVTRQCNLHCLGCYDRAQGHRGGGEMSRERLEKVIAEARDLGMAIILLAGGEPLLRPDILDITAAFPEVIFPVFTNGLLIDEAMTARLKRQRNVIPVVSLEGDPDDTDQRRGEGVFERLRPVISGLAGRGVFFGVSLTVTARNHQLVTDEAFIRSLMGLGARLFFFVEYVPVAPGTDDWVLSDGQRASLLTAVEGFRAHLPGLFVAFPGDEEASGGCVAAGRGFIHVSPEGRVEPCPFAPYSDADLGVMTLSEALRSPLLRTIRESRDRLRETRGGCALWREREWVSGLEAGRNLAPGSAAR
- a CDS encoding MoaD/ThiS family protein — its product is MVKVHVYLYASLRQFHAGAGSADGAEAEAPDGTSIAGLYALLGIPAEEVKQAFINGRQRDPNYLLRDGDRVGVFPPIAGG
- a CDS encoding aldehyde ferredoxin oxidoreductase C-terminal domain-containing protein, with the protein product MRFLRVDMNGLKAVVEEVPEKYRQLAGRGLTSRLVCDEVPATAHPLGPKAKLFIAPGAVAGTSAPSSARVSVGGKSPLTWGIKEANAGTPVAQYLARLGLKAIIIEGEPKEPGKYWTLVVTKDGAEFVPADEQTGKGLYEVYRGLKERHPTAGFIACGPAAEARMAMAGVCFSDTDGRPSRYSGRGGLGAVMAAKGLKLIVVDPAGTSPVVATNQELFKAGQAKLVEAILTHGVTKPGGTLNTYGTAALINALNEAGGLPTRNFSSGRFEGAAKISGERMAEIVKERGGVGMMGQGCHPGCTIRCSNIYPKPDGTELVSCIEYESDWALGANCGIDDLDAIAEMIWHCNDLGIDTIECGVTIGVAMEAGLKKFGDAAGALALIDEIRKNTALGRILGQGAAFTGRAFGVVRVPTVKGQGMPAYEPRAVKGIGVTYITSPMGADHTAGYTIAPEILAVGGKADPLSPAGKADLSGAFQDTTAFIDMSGYCLFIAFPILDIASGFEGMVETVNAVLGTSFAAGDVAKFGGEIVKWERQFNRAAGMTAAHDRPPEFMRYEKCPPHNQVYDVTDEDLDRIAGV